The Cygnus atratus isolate AKBS03 ecotype Queensland, Australia chromosome 7, CAtr_DNAZoo_HiC_assembly, whole genome shotgun sequence genome includes a window with the following:
- the LRIT2 gene encoding leucine-rich repeat, immunoglobulin-like domain and transmembrane domain-containing protein 2: protein MDPIIHHIFLLLLAFHKINTSFSSCVTGCSCSQDSFGRSLLCMSALLRKIPENIPQDIRKIRIENSHLTELPRRSFANVSALEYLWLNFNNITVMHIKSLEYLPALKELRLQGNKLSSVPWTAFQDTPALKILDLKHNRLDVLPEHALRYLPNLTYLDLSSNQLTVISRDVFYSWPIYQRSQRAEGQIEAISNAVLALHDNPWICDCRLRGFVQFIKSVGPPIILMNSYLTCSSPKFRAGKFFHEVELNSCMKPLTSALDTNLTVPVGLNVTLTCFVQASPSPAVWWTYALKLLRAFNVSTQPISEETVRSELLIPAARPADAGNYTCTAANFLGNTSVAIALHVGTPPASAPVPGWAPAASAEPGAHVEVRIAKQTVYGITLEWFAAAAVAEPGETWYTLLVGRYDTAQKDAIYIGPGVNTYSVTDLLPATKYEICVAVRNQAPRKGQCVVFVTGSDVSQLEQREKLIHIVVIVCAMVLAVPAGMYACTAEARPGCLTRCPATWPRRRRGGQPPAAGSKESTLDSLPTGSQDGLCHPEGGRSTRRPLAREEPEWPGKARPPHRNSADLY, encoded by the exons ATGGACCCTATTATTcaccacatttttcttcttcttctggcCTTCCACAAGAtaaacacttctttttcatCTTGTGTCACAGGATGTTCTTGTTCTCAAGACAGTTTCGGAAG GAGTTTACTCTGCATGTCTGCACTGCTGAGGAAGATCCCTGAAAACATCCCTCAAGACATACGAAAAATTAGAATAGAAAATTCTCACCTAACAGAATTGCCTCGCAGGTCATTTGCGAACGTTAGTGCCTTGGAGTATCTCTGGCTCAATTTTAACAACATCACAGTGATGCACATCAAGAGCCTGGAATACCTGCCGGCTCTGAAGGAGCTGCGCTTGCAAGGGAACAAATTAAGTTCAGTGCCATGGACAGCATTTCAAGACACCCCAGCTTTGAAAATCCTGGATCTGAAGCACAACCGGCTAGATGTCCTTCCAGAACACGCGCTCCGCTATCTGCCCAACCTGACCTATTTAGATCTATCCTCAAATCAGCTTACTGTCATATCCAGGGATGTCTTCTATAGCTGGCCTATCTACCAGAGAAGCCAGAGGGCGGAGGGGCAGATAGAAGCTATTTCCAATGCTGTCCTGGCCCTTCATGACAACCCATGGATTTGTGACTGTCGCCTGCGGGGATTTGTCCAGTTTATCAAGTCAGTTGGCCCACCTATTATTCTGATGAATTCCTATTTAACTTGCTCAAGCCCGAAATTCAGGGCAGGGAAATTTTTCCATGAAGTGGAGCTCAACAGCTGCATGAAGCCACTAACCTCAGCCCTTGACACCAACCTGACAGTCCCTGTGGGGCTGAACGTCACCCTGACCTGCTTTGTGCAAgccagcccttccccagccgTCTGGTGGACCTATGCACTCAAACTTTTAAGAGCATTTAATG TGTCCACCCAGCCCATCAGTGAGGAGACCGTCCGCTCCGAGCTGCTGATCCCAGCGGCACGGCCAGCAGACGCCGGCAACTACACCTGCACTGCTGCCAACTTCTTGGGCAACACCTCGGTGGCCATTGCCCTCCATGTAGGCACCCCGCCAGCCTCCGCCCCCGTCCCGGGCTGGGCCCCTGCTGCCTCCGCAGAGCCAGGCGCCCATGTGGAGGTGCGCATCGCCAAGCAGACGGTCTACGGCATCACCCTGGAGTGGttcgcggcggcggcggtggcagAGCCAGGGGAGACCTGGTACACGCTGCTGGTGGGCCGCTATGACACCGCCCAGAAGGACGCCATCTACATCGGCCCTGGTGTCAACACCTACTCGGTGACCGACCTGCTGCCCGCCACCAAGTACGAGATCTGTGTGGCTGTCCGCAACCAGGCACCTCGCAAGGGCCAGTGCGTCGTCTTTGTCACAGGCAGCGACGTCAGCCAGCTGGAGCAGCGCGAGAAGCTCATCCACATCGTCGTCATCGTCTGCGCCATGGTGCTGGCCGTGCCCGCCGGCATGTACGCCTGCACCGCCGAGGCCCGTCCTGGCTGCCTGACCCGCTGCCCCGCCAcctggccccgccgccgccgcgggggcCAGCCACCGGCAGCCGGCAGCAAGGAGAGCACGCTGGACAGCCTGCCCACCGGCAGCCAGGACGGGCTCTGCCACCCTGAGGGTGGCCGCAGTACCCGGCGGCCCCTGGCCCGTGAGGAGCCCGAGTGGCCTGGCAAGGCCCGGCCGCCCCACAGGAACAGCGCTGACCTCTACTAG
- the LRIT1 gene encoding leucine-rich repeat, immunoglobulin-like domain and transmembrane domain-containing protein 1: protein MWIAVSLLCCLMLGGLLRAGGSCPSQCSCTFHSLSEGTKARTVLCNDPEMTLTPVNIPVDTSKLRIEKTAIRRVPGEAFHGLHNLEYLWMPYNSLASLSRITFKGLRRLQELRLDGNDLISFPWETLADMPQLRLLDLHNNELTSIPPDAARYVKNITYLDLSSNKLMTLPQALISTWANLQAVPYFPNDNSKIILGLQDNPWVCDCSLYETVHFLNFQSPNIAFIEPRLKCFTPRSLAGVFFSQVELRKCQSPVVHTSVAKVKTILGSTVLLRCGTTGVPIPELSWRRADGAQLNGTVHQEISSDGMSWSILGLPVVSYLDSGEYICKAKNFLGATEAFISLIITDSESTDDPNSGAKGSWSGKVSGMEAAAYNDKLVARYVITTSTMPTLGDGAGTGEGLLIPDGAQDSNPENLLVSPPTGQQELERIVRSVRVIGDTDQSVTLAWKAPLARNTTVFSVLYAVFGERDMRRINVEPGKTKVTIYGLLPKTKYIVCVCVKGLIPRKEQCIIFSTDEVASAGGTQKLINVVVISVACVIAVPLTLVVCCGALKRRCKKCLVRKPKEIQESYVTFESLSPGAKAKGVEGEYLTRHTPDESNRLLSARSSVDSEAIPKIEGQPNEYFC, encoded by the exons ATGTGGATCGCGGTGAGTTTGCTCTGCTGCTTAATGCTCGGAGGGCTGCTGCGGGCGGGCGGCTCGTGCCCATCGCAGTGCAGCTGCACCTTTCACAGCCTCAGCGAGGGGACGAAAGCCAG GACAGTGCTGTGTAATGACCCAGAGATGACCCTCACCCCCGTGAACATCCCTGTAGATACGTCCAAGCTTCGAATAGAAAAGACAGCCATCCGCAGGGTGCCGGGGGAGGCTTTCCATGGGCTTCACAACCTAGAGTACCTCTGGATGCCCTATAACTCCCTGGCCAGTCTCAGCAGGATCACCTTCAAGGGTCTCCGTCGCTTGCAGGAGCTGAGGCTAGATGGGAATGACTTAATATCATTCCCCTGGGAAACCCTGGCTGACATGCCACAGCTAAGGCTTCTGGATTTACACAACAATGAACTTACCTCAATACCCCCGGACGCTGCTCGTTATGTGAAGAATATTACATACCTGGACCTGTCTAGCAATAAACTGATGACTCTTCCTCAGGCTCTCATTTCTACCTGGGCCAACCTGCAGGCTGTTCCTTACTTCCCCAACGATAACTCCAAGATCATCTTAG GTTTGCAAGACAATCCTTGGGTGTGTGACTGCAGTCTGTATGAAACGGTCCATTTCCTAAATTTCCAGTCTCCTAACATAGCATTCATTGAGCCCAGGCTGAAATGCTTCACCCCCCGCAGCCTTGCAGGAGTCTTCTTCAGCCAAGTCGAGCTAAGGAAGTGTCAAAGCCCTGTTGTACATACATCTGTAGCCAAAGTGAAGACCATCCTGGGCAGCACCGTGCTGCTGCGATGTGGGACAACAGGAGTGCCCATTCCTGAACTCAGCTGGAGACGGGCTGATGGGGCACAACTAAATGGCACAG TGCACCAAGAGATCTCTAGCGATGGGATGAGCTGGTCTATCCTGGGCCTACCTGTAGTCTCTTACCTTGACTCTGGAGAGTACATCTGTAAAGCAAAGAACTTCCTGGGGGCAACAGAGGCGTTCATATCCCTCATCATCACAGACTCAGAAAGCACGGATGACCCCAACTCTGGTGCCAAAGGCTCATGGAGCGGGAAGGTGAGTGGGATGGAGGCAGCTGCCTACAACGACAAGCTCGTAGCAAGGTACGTTATCACCACCTCCACCATGCCTACTCTGGGAGATGGAGCAGGCACTGGAGAGGGCCTCCTCATTCCAGATGGGGCACAAGATAGCAACCCCGAAAACCTGCTGGTGAGCCCACCTACTggtcagcaggagctggagcgaATTGTGAGGTCCGTCAGAGTGATAGGAGACACTGACCAGAGTGTCACCCTGGcctggaaggcacctctggcAAGGAACACGACAGTGTTCAGTGTCCTCTATGCAGTCTTTGGAGAGAGAGACATGCGGCGGATCAATGTGGAACCAGGGAAGACCAAGGTCACCATTTATGGGCTGCTGCCAAAGACCAAATACATTGTGTGTGTCTGCGTGAAAGGGCTGATCCCCAGGAAGGAGCAATGCATCATATTTTCCACAGATGAAGTTGCTAGTGCAGGAGGGACCCAGAAGCTCATCAATGTGGTCGTCATCAGTGTGGCCTGTGTCATTGCTGTTCCCCTGACGCTAGTGGTCTGCTGTGGAGCACTGAAAAGACGCTGCAAAAAATGCCTTGTGAGGAAACCCAAGGAAATTCAAGAGTCCTACGTCACCTTTGAAAGTCTTTCTCCTGGGGCCAAGGCAAAAGGAGTGGAAGGAGAATACTTGACTAGACATACTCCTGATGAATCTAACAGGCTGCTGTCTGCCCGATCCAGTGTGGACTCTGAAGCAATACCAAAGATAGAGGGGCAACCTAACGAATACTTTTGTTGA